From the genome of Pseudoxanthomonas sp.:
ACCACCTTCCGCAAGGAGCTGGCCGAGAAGGGCATCATCTTCTGCTCCATGTCCGAGGCCATCAAGGATCATCCCGAGCTGGTCAAGCAGTACCTGGGCAGCGTCGTGCCGGTCGGCGACAACTACTTCGCCGCGCTCAACTCGGCGGTGTTTTCCGACGGCAGCTTCGTGTTCATCCCCAAGGGCGTGCGCAGCCCGATGGAGTTGAGCACCTACTTCCGCATCAACGCCGGCCACACCGGCCAGTTCGAGCGCACCCTGATCGTGTGCGAGGACAAGGGCTACGTGTCCTACCTGGAAGGCTGCACCGCACCGATGCGCGATGAGAACCAGCTGCACGCGGCCGTCGTCGAGCTGGTCGCGCTGGAAGATGCCGAGATCAAATATTCCACCGTCCAGAACTGGTACCCGGGCGACGAGGAAGGCCGCGGCGGCATCTACAACTTCGTGACCAAGCGCGCCGAATGCCGCGGCGCGCGCAGCAAGGTCAGCTGGACCCAGGTGGAAACCGGCTCGGCCATCACCTGGAAGTATCCGTCCTGCGTGCTGCTGGGCGATGACTCGTCCGGCGAGTTCTATTCGGTGGCCCTCACCCACCACCGCCAGCAGGCCGACACCGGCACCAAGATGATCCACGTGGGCCGCAACACCAAGTCCAAGATCGTCTCCAAGGGCATCAGCGCCGGTCGCGGCCAGAACACCTACCGCGGCCTGGTCAAGGTGGACAAAAGCGCCAGCGGTGCGCGCAACTTCACCCAGTGCGATTCGCTGTTGATCGGCAAGCAGTGCGGCGCCCACACCTTCCCCTACATCGAGGTGAAGAATCCGGGCGCCACAGTCGAACACGAGGCCACCACCTCCAAGATCAGCGACGACCAGATGTTCTATTGCCGCGCGCGTGGCATCAGCCAGGAAGACGCGGTGTCGATGATCGTCGACGGCTTCTGCAAGCAGGTCTTCCGCGAGCTGCCGATGGAGTTCGCGGTCGAGGCCAAGAAGCTGCTGGAAGTGTCGCTGGAAGGCTCGGTCGGCTAAGCCCACCGCGCGACGCCCCGCGCGTCGCTGCTGCCACCTCATTTTTTCTGCGGGCCCGAACGGTCCGCACACCGGATATCGCCATCATGTTGAAGATCGACAACCTCCACGCCTCCGTCGCCGGCAAGGAAATCCTCAAGGGCCTCTCGCTGGACGTGAAGCCCGGCGAAGTACACGCCATCATGGGTCCCAACGGCGCGGGCAAGTCCACGCTGGGCAACATCCTGTCGGGCCGCGAAGGCTACGAGGTCACCGACGGCACGGTGCAATTCGAAGGCGCCGACCTGCTGGAACTGGAGCCCGAAGAACGCGCCGCCGCCGGCATCTTCCTGGCGTTCCAGTACCCGGTCGAAATCCCCGGCGTGAACAACACTTACTTCCTGCGCGCCGCGCTCAATGCCCAGCGCAAGGCACGTGGCGAGGCTGAACTGGATTCGATGCAGTTCCTCAAGCTGGTGCGCGAGAAGCTGGCCGTGCTGCACCTGAAGGACGAACTCCTGCATCGCGGCGTCAATGAAGGCTTCTCCGGCGGCGAGAAAAAGCGCAACGAGATCTTCCAGCTGGCCGTGCTGGAGCCGAAGCTGGCGATCCTTGACGAGACCGATTCAGGCCTGGACATCGACGCGCTCAAGGCCGTGGCCGATGGCGTCAATGCACTGCGCAGCGCCGGCCGCTCGTTCCTGGTGATCACCCATTACCAGCGCCTGCTCGACTACATCAAGCCGGACGTGGTCCACGTACTGGCCGATGGCCGGATCGTGCAGACCGGCGGCCCGGAACTGGCGCTGGAACTGGAGGCCCACGGCTACAACTGGCTGAAGGATCGCGTGGCCCCGGAAGCAGCCGCATGAGCGCGCTGCTGGATTCGCTTGCCGCCGCATTCAGTGGCGACGCGGCACGGCGCACGGCGCTGGACGAGGCGCTGGCCGCTGGCCTGCCGACCCAGCGCGACGAGGCATGGAAGTACACCTCCCTGCGTGCGTTGGAGCGCCGCAGCTTTGCCGCCGTCGAGGCCGCACCGCAGGTCGATGCCGCGCTGGTCGCGCACATCCCGGCGCCTCGGCTGGTGTTCGTCAACGGCCGCCATATCGACGCCTTGTCGAACCTGTCGGGTCTGAACGAAGGCATCAGCGTGCAGCGCCTGTCGCAGGCGCTGGCCGATGGCGGTGATGCCGCGCGCTTCCTGGCCCGGCGCTTCGAGCGCGGCGATGAAGTCTTCGCCCGCCTCAATGCGGCGCTGGCCAGCGAAGGCGTGCTGCTGCGCATCGAGGCCGACGTACAGGCCACCACGCCGCTGCAGTTGGTCTTCATCGGTGCGCCCGATCCCACCGACCGCGCCTGGCACCTGCGCCACCTGATCGAGCTTCGCGCCAACGCGCAGTTGCGCGTGGTCGAACACCACCTCGCCAGCGGCGAGCACGCACATCTGTCCAATGCCCTGACCCACGTGCACCTGGCCCAGGGCGCGCAGCTGGTCCATGCCCGCACACAGCACGAGTCCGAGAAAGCCACCAACCTGCTGCGTACCGATGCAGTGCTGGCGCGCGATGCGGCCTACAAGCGCCTGGACCTTGAGCTTGGCGCGGCGTTGTCACGCCACGAACTCAACGTCCGCCTGGAAGGTGAGAACGCCCGTCTGGACGCCAACGGCGTGCTGCTGGCCAGCGGCCGTCGCCATGTCGATACACGCCTGGGCATCGACCACATCGCCCGCGACACCAGCTGCGGCCTGACCTGGCGCGGCCTGGGTGCTGGTCGTGGTCGTGCCGTGTTCCATGGCGGCATCCTGATCCGCGAAGGCGCCGACGGCACCGACGCACGCCTGTCCAACAAGAACCTGCTGCTGTCGGACAACGCCGAGATCGACACCCAGCCGGTGCTGGAAATCCACGCCGACGAAGTGCAAGCCGCGCACGGCGCCACGGTCGGCCGGCTCGATGCCAACGCATTGTTCTACCTGCGTTCGCGCGGCCTGCCGCAGGAGCAGGCGCAGCGCCTGCTGACCGCTGCGTTCTGCCGCGAGCCGCTGTCGATCATCGACGACGAGGCGTTGCGCGCGCAGCTGGCCGATGCGGTCGATGCCGCCCTGCGCCAGGCGGGTGCGGCATGAGCATCATCCAGGCCGCAGGCGCAACCAGCGAAGTCTCCAGCACCGAGGCGCTGGACTGGAACCGGATCCGCATGGATTTCCCGCTGCTGTCCCGCGCGGTGAACGACAAGCCGCTGATCTATTTCGACAACGCCAACACCTCGCAGAAGCCGGTGCAGGTGATCGCCGCGGTGGACGGCTTCTACCGCAACAAGAACGCCAACGTCAGCCGCGCTGTCCACGCGCTTGGCACCGAGGCGACCGACGCCTACGAAGCCTCACGCAACACGCTGGCCCGTTTCATGGGCGTGCGTGGCGATGAGCTGATCCTGTGCAGCGGCACCACGTT
Proteins encoded in this window:
- the sufC gene encoding Fe-S cluster assembly ATPase SufC — translated: MLKIDNLHASVAGKEILKGLSLDVKPGEVHAIMGPNGAGKSTLGNILSGREGYEVTDGTVQFEGADLLELEPEERAAAGIFLAFQYPVEIPGVNNTYFLRAALNAQRKARGEAELDSMQFLKLVREKLAVLHLKDELLHRGVNEGFSGGEKKRNEIFQLAVLEPKLAILDETDSGLDIDALKAVADGVNALRSAGRSFLVITHYQRLLDYIKPDVVHVLADGRIVQTGGPELALELEAHGYNWLKDRVAPEAAA
- the sufB gene encoding Fe-S cluster assembly protein SufB; its protein translation is MATEATTLPAPPRNAEIIEQLGRRYDAGFITEIESDSLPPGLSEDIVRALSAKKEEPEWMTQWRLEAYRHWLTMPVPHWAKLKIAPIDFQALSYYSAPKGPKYKSLDEVPKELLDTYDKLGVPLHERAKLAGVAVDAVFDSVSVGTTFRKELAEKGIIFCSMSEAIKDHPELVKQYLGSVVPVGDNYFAALNSAVFSDGSFVFIPKGVRSPMELSTYFRINAGHTGQFERTLIVCEDKGYVSYLEGCTAPMRDENQLHAAVVELVALEDAEIKYSTVQNWYPGDEEGRGGIYNFVTKRAECRGARSKVSWTQVETGSAITWKYPSCVLLGDDSSGEFYSVALTHHRQQADTGTKMIHVGRNTKSKIVSKGISAGRGQNTYRGLVKVDKSASGARNFTQCDSLLIGKQCGAHTFPYIEVKNPGATVEHEATTSKISDDQMFYCRARGISQEDAVSMIVDGFCKQVFRELPMEFAVEAKKLLEVSLEGSVG
- the sufD gene encoding Fe-S cluster assembly protein SufD, producing the protein MSALLDSLAAAFSGDAARRTALDEALAAGLPTQRDEAWKYTSLRALERRSFAAVEAAPQVDAALVAHIPAPRLVFVNGRHIDALSNLSGLNEGISVQRLSQALADGGDAARFLARRFERGDEVFARLNAALASEGVLLRIEADVQATTPLQLVFIGAPDPTDRAWHLRHLIELRANAQLRVVEHHLASGEHAHLSNALTHVHLAQGAQLVHARTQHESEKATNLLRTDAVLARDAAYKRLDLELGAALSRHELNVRLEGENARLDANGVLLASGRRHVDTRLGIDHIARDTSCGLTWRGLGAGRGRAVFHGGILIREGADGTDARLSNKNLLLSDNAEIDTQPVLEIHADEVQAAHGATVGRLDANALFYLRSRGLPQEQAQRLLTAAFCREPLSIIDDEALRAQLADAVDAALRQAGAA